A single region of the Streptomyces sp. NBC_00425 genome encodes:
- the dusB gene encoding tRNA dihydrouridine synthase DusB encodes MSTPVSPLQIGPHTVRPPVVLAPMAGITNAPFRTLCREFSGGKGLFVSEMITTRALVERNEKTMQLIHFDASEKPRSIQLYGVDPATVGKAVRMIAEEDLADHIDLNFGCPVPKVTRKGGGSALPYKRHLLRAILREAVSGAGDLPVTMKMRKGIDDDHITYLDAGRIAVEEGVTAIALHGRTAAQHYGGTADWEAIARLKEHVPEIPVLGNGDIWSAQDALRMVRETGCDGVVVGRGCLGRPWLFADLVAAFEGRPDDIAEPSLREVADVMVRHATLLGEWIGDESKGVVDFRKHVAWYLKGFAVGSEMRKRLAITSSLAELRAGLDELDLDQPWPVGADGPRGRTSGNNRVVLPDGWLKDPYDCAGIGEEAELDTSGG; translated from the coding sequence ATGTCCACGCCCGTGTCCCCCCTGCAGATCGGCCCGCACACCGTCCGGCCGCCCGTCGTCCTGGCCCCCATGGCCGGGATCACGAACGCGCCCTTCCGCACCCTGTGCAGGGAGTTCAGCGGCGGCAAGGGCCTGTTCGTCAGCGAGATGATCACGACCCGGGCGCTGGTCGAACGCAACGAGAAGACCATGCAGCTGATCCACTTCGACGCGAGCGAGAAGCCGCGCTCGATCCAGCTGTACGGCGTCGACCCCGCCACCGTCGGCAAGGCCGTCCGCATGATCGCGGAGGAGGACCTCGCCGACCACATCGACCTCAACTTCGGCTGCCCGGTCCCCAAGGTGACCCGCAAGGGCGGCGGCTCCGCGCTCCCCTACAAGCGCCACCTGCTGCGCGCGATCCTGCGCGAGGCCGTCAGCGGCGCCGGCGACCTGCCCGTCACCATGAAGATGCGCAAGGGCATCGACGACGACCACATCACCTATCTCGACGCGGGCCGCATCGCCGTCGAGGAGGGTGTGACGGCCATCGCCCTGCACGGCCGCACGGCCGCCCAGCACTACGGCGGCACGGCGGACTGGGAGGCGATCGCGCGCCTCAAGGAACACGTCCCGGAGATCCCCGTCCTCGGCAACGGCGACATCTGGTCGGCGCAGGACGCGCTGCGGATGGTCCGCGAGACCGGCTGCGACGGAGTCGTCGTCGGACGCGGCTGCCTGGGCCGGCCGTGGCTGTTCGCCGACCTCGTGGCCGCCTTCGAGGGCCGCCCGGACGACATCGCCGAGCCGTCGCTGCGCGAGGTCGCCGACGTCATGGTCCGCCACGCGACCCTGCTCGGCGAGTGGATCGGCGACGAGTCCAAGGGCGTCGTCGACTTCCGCAAGCACGTCGCCTGGTACCTCAAGGGCTTCGCGGTCGGCAGCGAGATGCGCAAACGCCTCGCGATCACGTCCTCCCTCGCCGAACTGCGCGCCGGACTGGACGAACTGGACCTCGACCAGCCCTGGCCCGTCGGCGCCGACGGGCCTCGCGGCCGCACCTCCGGCAACAACAGGGTCGTCCTCCCGGACGGCTGGCTGAAGGACCCGTACGACTGCGCGGGCATCGGCGAGGAAGCGGAACTCGACACCTCGGGCGGCTGA
- a CDS encoding CDP-alcohol phosphatidyltransferase has product MPVSTSTSSSPLPDSTDHEEAPTSTTAPAEEAAEPAEEEAGAAAGAAEPAETTDAGPAGEAAQAPGKAAEPAGEAADSAGEVEQPAGEASDAADGAGVVAVVSGARWWQWRSRHPRAARVVWWTVTVLAFGLVLGALLLPNRLAGLEVNRFTRLPVEAIIGAALLLALPRRPRTVVAVLGGVLLGALTVLNVLDMEFTEYLGRDFDLVLDWGLLDDAQSYVADSMGRATAVGAAIGLVLLVVLLSALMALATVRISNLMARDTRRATRATLIAATAWVTCSVVGLQITGMPVASHRSADTLVKKARQVRQTIKDEATFGKEVRHDTFGATPADQLVPDLRGKDMIFTFIESYGRSAIEDPVMAPGVDRTLGTSTQALAKAGFHAKSGWLTSATYGGSSWLGHSTTLSGLWVDNQQRYRSVMASDHLSLTKAFKKTGAWDTVGVMPGVQKGWPEAKYYGLEKVYNAFEMGYQGPKFSWSTMPDQYALEAFQRLEHGRTDRDKPLMSEIILTSSHQPWAPIPKMVDWDSLGDGSVFEGIEKAGKKASDVIADGTASKEEYGKSIQYSVTALTQWLERYGTDETVLVVLGDHQPIARVSGDNASRDVPISLVAKDPKVLDKIAGWNWTDGLKPAHNAPVWKMSAFRDKFLTAYGSTPHPTG; this is encoded by the coding sequence GTGCCTGTCTCCACCTCCACCTCCTCATCCCCGCTTCCCGACTCGACGGACCACGAGGAGGCGCCGACGTCCACGACCGCCCCGGCGGAGGAGGCGGCGGAGCCCGCGGAGGAGGAGGCGGGGGCCGCGGCGGGGGCGGCGGAGCCCGCGGAGACGACCGACGCCGGCCCGGCGGGGGAAGCGGCACAAGCACCAGGGAAAGCGGCCGAACCCGCAGGCGAAGCCGCCGACTCCGCAGGAGAAGTGGAACAACCCGCAGGGGAGGCCTCGGACGCCGCGGACGGGGCGGGCGTTGTCGCGGTGGTCTCGGGGGCTCGCTGGTGGCAATGGCGGAGCCGGCACCCGCGGGCCGCCCGGGTGGTGTGGTGGACGGTGACCGTCCTCGCGTTCGGGCTCGTGCTCGGGGCGCTGCTGCTGCCCAACCGGCTCGCCGGGCTCGAGGTCAACAGGTTCACGCGGCTGCCCGTGGAGGCGATCATCGGGGCCGCCCTGCTTCTGGCGCTGCCCCGACGGCCGCGGACGGTGGTCGCGGTGCTGGGCGGGGTGCTCCTCGGCGCACTGACCGTGCTGAACGTGCTCGACATGGAGTTCACGGAGTATCTGGGCCGTGACTTCGACCTCGTTCTGGACTGGGGCCTGCTGGACGACGCCCAGTCGTACGTGGCGGACTCGATGGGCCGGGCGACGGCGGTGGGCGCCGCGATCGGCCTGGTGCTGCTCGTCGTGCTGCTGTCCGCGCTGATGGCGCTGGCGACGGTCCGGATCAGCAATCTGATGGCGCGCGACACCCGGCGGGCGACCCGGGCGACGCTGATCGCGGCCACCGCCTGGGTCACCTGTTCCGTCGTGGGCCTGCAGATCACCGGGATGCCCGTCGCCTCGCACCGCAGCGCGGACACCCTCGTGAAGAAGGCCCGGCAGGTGCGGCAGACCATCAAGGACGAGGCCACGTTCGGCAAGGAGGTCCGTCACGACACGTTCGGAGCCACCCCGGCCGACCAGCTCGTGCCGGACCTGCGCGGCAAGGACATGATCTTCACGTTCATCGAGAGCTACGGCCGCAGCGCCATCGAGGACCCGGTCATGGCGCCCGGCGTCGACCGGACGCTGGGCACGAGCACGCAGGCCCTGGCGAAGGCCGGCTTCCACGCGAAGAGCGGCTGGCTGACGTCGGCCACGTACGGCGGCAGCAGCTGGCTCGGCCACTCCACCACGCTGTCCGGCCTGTGGGTCGACAACCAGCAGCGCTACCGCTCGGTGATGGCCAGCGACCACCTGTCCTTGACGAAGGCGTTCAAGAAGACCGGCGCATGGGACACCGTCGGCGTGATGCCGGGTGTGCAGAAGGGCTGGCCGGAAGCCAAGTACTACGGACTGGAGAAGGTCTACAACGCTTTCGAGATGGGTTACCAGGGACCGAAGTTCAGCTGGTCGACGATGCCGGACCAGTACGCCCTGGAGGCCTTCCAGCGGCTGGAGCACGGTCGCACCGACCGCGACAAGCCGCTGATGTCGGAGATCATCCTGACCTCCAGTCACCAGCCCTGGGCGCCGATCCCGAAGATGGTGGACTGGGACTCCCTCGGTGACGGCTCGGTGTTCGAGGGCATCGAGAAGGCCGGCAAGAAGGCGTCGGACGTCATCGCCGACGGCACGGCCTCCAAGGAGGAGTACGGCAAGTCCATCCAGTACTCGGTGACCGCGCTCACCCAGTGGCTCGAGCGCTACGGCACCGACGAAACGGTGCTGGTCGTCCTCGGCGACCACCAGCCGATCGCCCGGGTCAGCGGCGACAACGCCAGCCGCGACGTGCCGATCTCCCTCGTCGCCAAGGACCCGAAGGTCCTCGACAAGATCGCCGGATGGAACTGGACGGACGGCCTCAAGCCGGCCCACAACGCCCCGGTATGGAAGATGAGCGCGTTCCGCGACAAGTTCCTCACCGCCTATGGCTCGACCCCTCACCCGACGGGCTGA
- a CDS encoding amylo-alpha-1,6-glucosidase, giving the protein MTDRHHLLVYGGTFAAVDDRGDISGVRGTGTAAGSPEGLFVRDARHLSRWQLTVDGAVPDTLSPVTDGEATRCVLVPRGGRDEPPSCTLFREQAVGDSSFVESLRVVSNRPVATTVRLAVTADADFADQFELRADHRTYAKAGAVRRRQVLDDGVEFGYRRGAWASCTTVTAEPAPDGVEETGTGARRLVWTLELEPHGTAELVLRVMARPHGERRTLRVPRSPASVAGQLQALEDEFTEGVAFPTGWPDLAAACARGLADLAALQVLASGPDGEELRVPAAGAPWFLTLLGRDALLTSLFTLPYRPRTAAATLLALAAAQATEASPRTVSQPGKIVHEVRHGELAHFGQVPFGRYYGSVDATPLFLVLLGAYVERTADTALARRLEPHARAAVGWMLDHGGLTTRGYLVYRADQGGLANQNWKDSPGSICSADGVRATGAVTAAGAQGYAYDALRRTAWTARTVWGDASYAALLEQAAADLRDRFQQDFWMPDRSFPALALDGAGRQVDALASDAGHLLWSGLLDKEYGEVVGRRLLEPDFFSGWGVRTLAAGQPAYHPLSYHRGSVWPHDNALITLGLARYGLHDEARTVAHALVDAAAATGHRLPEVLAGYGRDTHAVPVPYPHACARESRSAAAPLALLTAVGGA; this is encoded by the coding sequence ATGACGGACCGGCATCATCTGCTCGTGTACGGCGGGACGTTCGCCGCCGTGGACGACCGCGGGGACATCAGCGGAGTGAGGGGGACCGGCACGGCCGCCGGGTCCCCGGAGGGACTGTTCGTCCGGGACGCCCGCCACCTCAGCCGGTGGCAGCTGACCGTCGACGGCGCCGTGCCGGACACGCTCTCACCGGTGACGGACGGGGAGGCCACACGGTGCGTGCTGGTCCCGCGCGGCGGGCGCGACGAACCGCCGTCCTGCACGCTCTTTCGCGAACAGGCCGTCGGGGACAGCTCGTTCGTGGAGTCGCTGCGGGTGGTCAGCAACCGTCCGGTGGCGACGACGGTACGTCTCGCGGTCACCGCCGACGCCGACTTCGCCGACCAGTTCGAGCTGCGCGCCGACCACCGCACCTACGCGAAGGCCGGGGCCGTCCGCCGCCGTCAGGTTCTCGACGACGGGGTGGAGTTCGGCTACCGGCGCGGCGCATGGGCGTCCTGCACGACGGTGACGGCCGAGCCCGCGCCGGACGGCGTGGAGGAGACCGGCACCGGGGCGCGCCGTCTGGTGTGGACGCTGGAGCTGGAACCGCACGGCACGGCCGAGCTGGTCCTGCGGGTGATGGCCCGGCCGCACGGCGAACGGCGGACCTTGCGCGTGCCTCGCTCGCCGGCCTCGGTCGCCGGTCAACTGCAGGCGTTGGAGGACGAGTTCACCGAGGGGGTGGCGTTCCCCACCGGCTGGCCCGACCTGGCCGCCGCCTGCGCCCGCGGTCTCGCCGACCTGGCCGCGCTCCAGGTCCTCGCGAGCGGTCCGGACGGCGAGGAGCTGCGCGTTCCGGCGGCGGGCGCCCCCTGGTTCCTGACCCTGCTGGGCCGCGACGCCCTCCTCACCTCCCTCTTCACGCTCCCCTACCGTCCCCGCACGGCCGCCGCCACGCTGCTGGCGCTGGCCGCGGCCCAGGCCACCGAGGCGTCGCCGCGGACGGTGTCCCAGCCCGGCAAGATCGTGCACGAGGTACGGCACGGCGAGCTCGCGCACTTCGGGCAGGTGCCGTTCGGCCGCTACTACGGATCGGTCGACGCCACCCCGCTGTTCCTCGTCCTGCTCGGCGCGTACGTCGAGCGGACCGCGGACACCGCGCTGGCCCGGCGGCTGGAGCCGCACGCGCGGGCGGCGGTGGGCTGGATGCTGGACCACGGCGGGCTCACCACCCGCGGCTACCTGGTCTACCGGGCCGATCAGGGCGGTCTGGCCAACCAGAACTGGAAGGACTCCCCCGGTTCCATCTGCTCCGCCGACGGCGTCCGCGCGACGGGGGCCGTGACGGCGGCCGGGGCGCAGGGGTACGCCTACGACGCGCTGCGCCGCACGGCGTGGACGGCGCGCACGGTGTGGGGCGACGCGTCGTACGCGGCCCTGCTGGAACAGGCGGCCGCCGACCTCCGCGACCGTTTCCAGCAGGACTTCTGGATGCCGGACCGCTCCTTCCCGGCGCTCGCCCTCGACGGCGCGGGCCGTCAGGTGGACGCGCTCGCCTCGGACGCCGGGCATCTGCTGTGGTCCGGGCTGCTGGACAAGGAGTACGGGGAAGTGGTCGGCCGGCGCCTGCTCGAGCCGGACTTCTTCTCCGGCTGGGGCGTACGCACGCTGGCGGCCGGGCAGCCGGCGTACCACCCGCTCTCCTACCACCGCGGCTCGGTCTGGCCGCACGACAACGCGCTGATCACGCTGGGTCTCGCCCGCTACGGCCTGCACGACGAGGCCCGGACGGTCGCGCACGCGCTGGTCGACGCGGCGGCCGCGACGGGCCACCGGCTCCCCGAGGTCCTCGCCGGCTACGGCCGCGACACCCACGCGGTGCCGGTGCCGTACCCCCACGCGTGCGCGCGGGAGTCCCGGTCGGCCGCGGCTCCACTGGCCCTGCTGACGGCGGTCGGCGGCGCGTAA